One Phaseolus vulgaris cultivar G19833 chromosome 4, P. vulgaris v2.0, whole genome shotgun sequence DNA window includes the following coding sequences:
- the LOC137837650 gene encoding uncharacterized protein isoform X2: MEKLNSDDQLPPGWTVEVKVRKNGKRDKYYFLPSSGLKFNSKVEVYRYLDNANNKVVVEKAIAEGLPPGWVKKTRIATKGDTVRRDTYYIDPVSGYAFHSIEDVDHYLESGEVGRNTLKPKDEDISDTKLKDDKSPSACVTMKPTSSISMGQSSDLDMVANYQQIPRSASSGEYMHVPVPDSKFIFNHGVVGTELSSSVLSRDENSDQKQVKVGFAESASVSGCTIKHTQEKQLQESSETKQGTEKVQAQHHQCKNKHKKEINLPRRCSKRLAGIKLDPVPELKTRNRTRRVAVKKSAEVDKSSDSLHDGLAKQKLSGNYKEGFTFSHVQNNAPVEECMRVTETGDNVVAKLDYNLDFPLRELLTDPCIAFAIQTLTGLTFETSKNSQTSSELKDIQHSETSATAGCEGKGKKSNDGLSDNVFSSPGSLATSQEHASDAAKSDMKTKNENASPSSEKTLDMSWMDPCIEFAIKTLTDSIPLDSDQNPKNCLQQQLSSSSNQHSEMTMSNVSLNNTYQTDYYCSQYFGSQKPMFKQSFVDPSLKHTRNIGIGNSAGARLSHCGEDTRRNVC; the protein is encoded by the exons ATGGAGAAGCTGAACTCCGATGACCAACTTCCACCAGGTTGGACTGTTGAAGTGAAGGTGAGAAAGAATGGTAAGAGAGACAAG TATTACTTTCTCCCCTCTAGTGGACTAAAATTCAATTCCAAGGTGGAGGTATATCGCTATCTTGACAATGCTAATAACAAA GTTGTAGTTGAGAAAGCTATTGCAGAAGGGTTACCACCAGGATGGGTGAAAAAGACTAGAATTGCAACTAAAGGAGATACAGTTAGAAGAGACACG TACTACATCGACCCTGTAAGTGGGTATGCATTCCACTCAATTGAAGATGTTGATCACTATCTTGAATCTGGAGAGGTAGGAAGGAACACACTCAAGCCAAAAGATGAAGACATCAGTGATACGAAGTTAAAAGATGACAAATCTCCT TCAGCATGTGTAACCATGAAACCAACATCATCAATTAGCATGGGTCAGAGCTCAGATTTGGATATGGTAGCAAATTACCAACAGATTCCGAGATCTGCGAGTTCTGGAGAATATATGCATGTGCCTGTGCCTGACTCTAAGTTTATTTTCAATCATG GTGTGGTGGGAACTGAATTGAGCAGTTCAGTTCTATCACGGGATGAAAATTCTGATCAGAAGCAAGTGAAGGTTGGTTTTGCTGAAAGTGCTTCGGTTTCAGGTTGCACTATCAAACATACCCAAGAAAAGCAACTTCAAGAAAGTTCAGAGACAAAGCAAGGAACTGAAAAAGTGCAGGCCCAACACCATCAGTGCAAAAACAAGCACAAGAAAGAGATCAATTTGCCTCGCCGTTGTTCAAAGCGTCTTGCTGGAATTAAGCTTGATCCTGTTCCAGAACTTAAAACAAGAAATCGAACACGTCGAGTAGCAGTTAAAAAATCAGCTGAGGTTGATAAATCTTCCGACAGCTTGCATGATGGTCTAGCTAAACAGAAACTAAGTGGCAACTATAAAGAAGGCTTCACTTTTTCACATGTCCAGAACAATGCTCCGGTTGAAGAGTGTATGAGAGTCACTGAAACTGGAGATAATGTTGTTGCAAAGTTAGATTACAACCTTGACTTCCCCCTCAGAGAATTACTAACAGACCCATGTATTGCATTTGCAATTCAAACTCTCACTGGCCTAACATTTGAGACCTCCAAAAACTCGCAAACTTCTTCTGAGTTAAAAGACATCCAGCATTCTGAAACCTCTGCTACTGCAGGTTGTGAAGGGAAAGGTAAGAAAAGCAATGATGGGTTAAGTGACAATGTGTTCTCATCTCCAGGAAGCCTTGCTACTTCTCAAGAACATGCCAGTGATGCTGCCAAATCCGATATGAAAACCAAGAATGAGAATGCATCACCATCTTCTGAAAAAACACTTGACATGTCATGGATGGATCCATGCATTGAATTTGCTATAAAAACTCTCACCGACTCCATCCCGTTAGACTCTGATCAAAACCCCAAGAACTGCCTTCAACAGCAGCTCAGTTCATCCAGTAACCAACACAGTGAGATGACCATGTCAAATGTCAGTTTAAATAACACTTACCAAACTGACTACTATTGCAGCCAATACTTTGGCTCACAAAAGCCAATGTTTAAACAGTCTTTTGTGGATCCATCATTGAAGCACACCAGAAATATTGGTATTGGAAATTCTGCTGGAGCCAGACTATCCCATTGTGGTGAAGATACTAGAAGGAATGTTTGTTAG
- the LOC137837650 gene encoding uncharacterized protein isoform X5, with protein sequence MEKLNSDDQLPPGWTVEVKVRKNGKRDKVVVEKAIAEGLPPGWVKKTRIATKGDTVRRDTYYIDPVSGYAFHSIEDVDHYLESGEVGRNTLKPKDEDISDTKLKDDKSPSACVTMKPTSSISMGQSSDLDMVANYQQIPRSASSGEYMHVPVPDSKFIFNHGVVGTELSSSVLSRDENSDQKQVKVGFAESASVSGCTIKHTQEKQLQESSETKQGTEKVQAQHHQCKNKHKKEINLPRRCSKRLAGIKLDPVPELKTRNRTRRVAVKKSAEVDKSSDSLHDGLAKQKLSGNYKEGFTFSHVQNNAPVEECMRVTETGDNVVAKLDYNLDFPLRELLTDPCIAFAIQTLTGLTFETSKNSQTSSELKDIQHSETSATAGCEGKGKKSNDGLSDNVFSSPGSLATSQEHASDAAKSDMKTKNENASPSSEKTLDMSWMDPCIEFAIKTLTDSIPLDSDQNPKNCLQQQLSSSSNQHSEMTMSNVSLNNTYQTDYYCSQYFGSQKPMFKQSFVDPSLKHTRNIGIGNSAGARLSHCGEDTRRNVC encoded by the exons ATGGAGAAGCTGAACTCCGATGACCAACTTCCACCAGGTTGGACTGTTGAAGTGAAGGTGAGAAAGAATGGTAAGAGAGACAAG GTTGTAGTTGAGAAAGCTATTGCAGAAGGGTTACCACCAGGATGGGTGAAAAAGACTAGAATTGCAACTAAAGGAGATACAGTTAGAAGAGACACG TACTACATCGACCCTGTAAGTGGGTATGCATTCCACTCAATTGAAGATGTTGATCACTATCTTGAATCTGGAGAGGTAGGAAGGAACACACTCAAGCCAAAAGATGAAGACATCAGTGATACGAAGTTAAAAGATGACAAATCTCCT TCAGCATGTGTAACCATGAAACCAACATCATCAATTAGCATGGGTCAGAGCTCAGATTTGGATATGGTAGCAAATTACCAACAGATTCCGAGATCTGCGAGTTCTGGAGAATATATGCATGTGCCTGTGCCTGACTCTAAGTTTATTTTCAATCATG GTGTGGTGGGAACTGAATTGAGCAGTTCAGTTCTATCACGGGATGAAAATTCTGATCAGAAGCAAGTGAAGGTTGGTTTTGCTGAAAGTGCTTCGGTTTCAGGTTGCACTATCAAACATACCCAAGAAAAGCAACTTCAAGAAAGTTCAGAGACAAAGCAAGGAACTGAAAAAGTGCAGGCCCAACACCATCAGTGCAAAAACAAGCACAAGAAAGAGATCAATTTGCCTCGCCGTTGTTCAAAGCGTCTTGCTGGAATTAAGCTTGATCCTGTTCCAGAACTTAAAACAAGAAATCGAACACGTCGAGTAGCAGTTAAAAAATCAGCTGAGGTTGATAAATCTTCCGACAGCTTGCATGATGGTCTAGCTAAACAGAAACTAAGTGGCAACTATAAAGAAGGCTTCACTTTTTCACATGTCCAGAACAATGCTCCGGTTGAAGAGTGTATGAGAGTCACTGAAACTGGAGATAATGTTGTTGCAAAGTTAGATTACAACCTTGACTTCCCCCTCAGAGAATTACTAACAGACCCATGTATTGCATTTGCAATTCAAACTCTCACTGGCCTAACATTTGAGACCTCCAAAAACTCGCAAACTTCTTCTGAGTTAAAAGACATCCAGCATTCTGAAACCTCTGCTACTGCAGGTTGTGAAGGGAAAGGTAAGAAAAGCAATGATGGGTTAAGTGACAATGTGTTCTCATCTCCAGGAAGCCTTGCTACTTCTCAAGAACATGCCAGTGATGCTGCCAAATCCGATATGAAAACCAAGAATGAGAATGCATCACCATCTTCTGAAAAAACACTTGACATGTCATGGATGGATCCATGCATTGAATTTGCTATAAAAACTCTCACCGACTCCATCCCGTTAGACTCTGATCAAAACCCCAAGAACTGCCTTCAACAGCAGCTCAGTTCATCCAGTAACCAACACAGTGAGATGACCATGTCAAATGTCAGTTTAAATAACACTTACCAAACTGACTACTATTGCAGCCAATACTTTGGCTCACAAAAGCCAATGTTTAAACAGTCTTTTGTGGATCCATCATTGAAGCACACCAGAAATATTGGTATTGGAAATTCTGCTGGAGCCAGACTATCCCATTGTGGTGAAGATACTAGAAGGAATGTTTGTTAG
- the LOC137837650 gene encoding uncharacterized protein isoform X1, translating into MEKLNSDDQLPPGWTVEVKVRKNGKRDKYYFLPSSGLKFNSKVEVYRYLDNANNKVSIQKISPNVVVEKAIAEGLPPGWVKKTRIATKGDTVRRDTYYIDPVSGYAFHSIEDVDHYLESGEVGRNTLKPKDEDISDTKLKDDKSPSACVTMKPTSSISMGQSSDLDMVANYQQIPRSASSGEYMHVPVPDSKFIFNHGVVGTELSSSVLSRDENSDQKQVKVGFAESASVSGCTIKHTQEKQLQESSETKQGTEKVQAQHHQCKNKHKKEINLPRRCSKRLAGIKLDPVPELKTRNRTRRVAVKKSAEVDKSSDSLHDGLAKQKLSGNYKEGFTFSHVQNNAPVEECMRVTETGDNVVAKLDYNLDFPLRELLTDPCIAFAIQTLTGLTFETSKNSQTSSELKDIQHSETSATAGCEGKGKKSNDGLSDNVFSSPGSLATSQEHASDAAKSDMKTKNENASPSSEKTLDMSWMDPCIEFAIKTLTDSIPLDSDQNPKNCLQQQLSSSSNQHSEMTMSNVSLNNTYQTDYYCSQYFGSQKPMFKQSFVDPSLKHTRNIGIGNSAGARLSHCGEDTRRNVC; encoded by the exons ATGGAGAAGCTGAACTCCGATGACCAACTTCCACCAGGTTGGACTGTTGAAGTGAAGGTGAGAAAGAATGGTAAGAGAGACAAG TATTACTTTCTCCCCTCTAGTGGACTAAAATTCAATTCCAAGGTGGAGGTATATCGCTATCTTGACAATGCTAATAACAAAGTCAGCATCCAGAAAATCTCTCCTAAT GTTGTAGTTGAGAAAGCTATTGCAGAAGGGTTACCACCAGGATGGGTGAAAAAGACTAGAATTGCAACTAAAGGAGATACAGTTAGAAGAGACACG TACTACATCGACCCTGTAAGTGGGTATGCATTCCACTCAATTGAAGATGTTGATCACTATCTTGAATCTGGAGAGGTAGGAAGGAACACACTCAAGCCAAAAGATGAAGACATCAGTGATACGAAGTTAAAAGATGACAAATCTCCT TCAGCATGTGTAACCATGAAACCAACATCATCAATTAGCATGGGTCAGAGCTCAGATTTGGATATGGTAGCAAATTACCAACAGATTCCGAGATCTGCGAGTTCTGGAGAATATATGCATGTGCCTGTGCCTGACTCTAAGTTTATTTTCAATCATG GTGTGGTGGGAACTGAATTGAGCAGTTCAGTTCTATCACGGGATGAAAATTCTGATCAGAAGCAAGTGAAGGTTGGTTTTGCTGAAAGTGCTTCGGTTTCAGGTTGCACTATCAAACATACCCAAGAAAAGCAACTTCAAGAAAGTTCAGAGACAAAGCAAGGAACTGAAAAAGTGCAGGCCCAACACCATCAGTGCAAAAACAAGCACAAGAAAGAGATCAATTTGCCTCGCCGTTGTTCAAAGCGTCTTGCTGGAATTAAGCTTGATCCTGTTCCAGAACTTAAAACAAGAAATCGAACACGTCGAGTAGCAGTTAAAAAATCAGCTGAGGTTGATAAATCTTCCGACAGCTTGCATGATGGTCTAGCTAAACAGAAACTAAGTGGCAACTATAAAGAAGGCTTCACTTTTTCACATGTCCAGAACAATGCTCCGGTTGAAGAGTGTATGAGAGTCACTGAAACTGGAGATAATGTTGTTGCAAAGTTAGATTACAACCTTGACTTCCCCCTCAGAGAATTACTAACAGACCCATGTATTGCATTTGCAATTCAAACTCTCACTGGCCTAACATTTGAGACCTCCAAAAACTCGCAAACTTCTTCTGAGTTAAAAGACATCCAGCATTCTGAAACCTCTGCTACTGCAGGTTGTGAAGGGAAAGGTAAGAAAAGCAATGATGGGTTAAGTGACAATGTGTTCTCATCTCCAGGAAGCCTTGCTACTTCTCAAGAACATGCCAGTGATGCTGCCAAATCCGATATGAAAACCAAGAATGAGAATGCATCACCATCTTCTGAAAAAACACTTGACATGTCATGGATGGATCCATGCATTGAATTTGCTATAAAAACTCTCACCGACTCCATCCCGTTAGACTCTGATCAAAACCCCAAGAACTGCCTTCAACAGCAGCTCAGTTCATCCAGTAACCAACACAGTGAGATGACCATGTCAAATGTCAGTTTAAATAACACTTACCAAACTGACTACTATTGCAGCCAATACTTTGGCTCACAAAAGCCAATGTTTAAACAGTCTTTTGTGGATCCATCATTGAAGCACACCAGAAATATTGGTATTGGAAATTCTGCTGGAGCCAGACTATCCCATTGTGGTGAAGATACTAGAAGGAATGTTTGTTAG
- the LOC137837650 gene encoding uncharacterized protein isoform X3 produces MEKLNSDDQLPPGWTVEVKVRKNGKRDKYYFLPSSGLKFNSKVEVVVEKAIAEGLPPGWVKKTRIATKGDTVRRDTYYIDPVSGYAFHSIEDVDHYLESGEVGRNTLKPKDEDISDTKLKDDKSPSACVTMKPTSSISMGQSSDLDMVANYQQIPRSASSGEYMHVPVPDSKFIFNHGVVGTELSSSVLSRDENSDQKQVKVGFAESASVSGCTIKHTQEKQLQESSETKQGTEKVQAQHHQCKNKHKKEINLPRRCSKRLAGIKLDPVPELKTRNRTRRVAVKKSAEVDKSSDSLHDGLAKQKLSGNYKEGFTFSHVQNNAPVEECMRVTETGDNVVAKLDYNLDFPLRELLTDPCIAFAIQTLTGLTFETSKNSQTSSELKDIQHSETSATAGCEGKGKKSNDGLSDNVFSSPGSLATSQEHASDAAKSDMKTKNENASPSSEKTLDMSWMDPCIEFAIKTLTDSIPLDSDQNPKNCLQQQLSSSSNQHSEMTMSNVSLNNTYQTDYYCSQYFGSQKPMFKQSFVDPSLKHTRNIGIGNSAGARLSHCGEDTRRNVC; encoded by the exons ATGGAGAAGCTGAACTCCGATGACCAACTTCCACCAGGTTGGACTGTTGAAGTGAAGGTGAGAAAGAATGGTAAGAGAGACAAG TATTACTTTCTCCCCTCTAGTGGACTAAAATTCAATTCCAAGGTGGAG GTTGTAGTTGAGAAAGCTATTGCAGAAGGGTTACCACCAGGATGGGTGAAAAAGACTAGAATTGCAACTAAAGGAGATACAGTTAGAAGAGACACG TACTACATCGACCCTGTAAGTGGGTATGCATTCCACTCAATTGAAGATGTTGATCACTATCTTGAATCTGGAGAGGTAGGAAGGAACACACTCAAGCCAAAAGATGAAGACATCAGTGATACGAAGTTAAAAGATGACAAATCTCCT TCAGCATGTGTAACCATGAAACCAACATCATCAATTAGCATGGGTCAGAGCTCAGATTTGGATATGGTAGCAAATTACCAACAGATTCCGAGATCTGCGAGTTCTGGAGAATATATGCATGTGCCTGTGCCTGACTCTAAGTTTATTTTCAATCATG GTGTGGTGGGAACTGAATTGAGCAGTTCAGTTCTATCACGGGATGAAAATTCTGATCAGAAGCAAGTGAAGGTTGGTTTTGCTGAAAGTGCTTCGGTTTCAGGTTGCACTATCAAACATACCCAAGAAAAGCAACTTCAAGAAAGTTCAGAGACAAAGCAAGGAACTGAAAAAGTGCAGGCCCAACACCATCAGTGCAAAAACAAGCACAAGAAAGAGATCAATTTGCCTCGCCGTTGTTCAAAGCGTCTTGCTGGAATTAAGCTTGATCCTGTTCCAGAACTTAAAACAAGAAATCGAACACGTCGAGTAGCAGTTAAAAAATCAGCTGAGGTTGATAAATCTTCCGACAGCTTGCATGATGGTCTAGCTAAACAGAAACTAAGTGGCAACTATAAAGAAGGCTTCACTTTTTCACATGTCCAGAACAATGCTCCGGTTGAAGAGTGTATGAGAGTCACTGAAACTGGAGATAATGTTGTTGCAAAGTTAGATTACAACCTTGACTTCCCCCTCAGAGAATTACTAACAGACCCATGTATTGCATTTGCAATTCAAACTCTCACTGGCCTAACATTTGAGACCTCCAAAAACTCGCAAACTTCTTCTGAGTTAAAAGACATCCAGCATTCTGAAACCTCTGCTACTGCAGGTTGTGAAGGGAAAGGTAAGAAAAGCAATGATGGGTTAAGTGACAATGTGTTCTCATCTCCAGGAAGCCTTGCTACTTCTCAAGAACATGCCAGTGATGCTGCCAAATCCGATATGAAAACCAAGAATGAGAATGCATCACCATCTTCTGAAAAAACACTTGACATGTCATGGATGGATCCATGCATTGAATTTGCTATAAAAACTCTCACCGACTCCATCCCGTTAGACTCTGATCAAAACCCCAAGAACTGCCTTCAACAGCAGCTCAGTTCATCCAGTAACCAACACAGTGAGATGACCATGTCAAATGTCAGTTTAAATAACACTTACCAAACTGACTACTATTGCAGCCAATACTTTGGCTCACAAAAGCCAATGTTTAAACAGTCTTTTGTGGATCCATCATTGAAGCACACCAGAAATATTGGTATTGGAAATTCTGCTGGAGCCAGACTATCCCATTGTGGTGAAGATACTAGAAGGAATGTTTGTTAG
- the LOC137837650 gene encoding uncharacterized protein isoform X8, whose amino-acid sequence MEKLNSDDQLPPGWTVEVKVRKNGKRDKYYIDPVSGYAFHSIEDVDHYLESGEVGRNTLKPKDEDISDTKLKDDKSPSACVTMKPTSSISMGQSSDLDMVANYQQIPRSASSGEYMHVPVPDSKFIFNHGVVGTELSSSVLSRDENSDQKQVKVGFAESASVSGCTIKHTQEKQLQESSETKQGTEKVQAQHHQCKNKHKKEINLPRRCSKRLAGIKLDPVPELKTRNRTRRVAVKKSAEVDKSSDSLHDGLAKQKLSGNYKEGFTFSHVQNNAPVEECMRVTETGDNVVAKLDYNLDFPLRELLTDPCIAFAIQTLTGLTFETSKNSQTSSELKDIQHSETSATAGCEGKGKKSNDGLSDNVFSSPGSLATSQEHASDAAKSDMKTKNENASPSSEKTLDMSWMDPCIEFAIKTLTDSIPLDSDQNPKNCLQQQLSSSSNQHSEMTMSNVSLNNTYQTDYYCSQYFGSQKPMFKQSFVDPSLKHTRNIGIGNSAGARLSHCGEDTRRNVC is encoded by the exons ATGGAGAAGCTGAACTCCGATGACCAACTTCCACCAGGTTGGACTGTTGAAGTGAAGGTGAGAAAGAATGGTAAGAGAGACAAG TACTACATCGACCCTGTAAGTGGGTATGCATTCCACTCAATTGAAGATGTTGATCACTATCTTGAATCTGGAGAGGTAGGAAGGAACACACTCAAGCCAAAAGATGAAGACATCAGTGATACGAAGTTAAAAGATGACAAATCTCCT TCAGCATGTGTAACCATGAAACCAACATCATCAATTAGCATGGGTCAGAGCTCAGATTTGGATATGGTAGCAAATTACCAACAGATTCCGAGATCTGCGAGTTCTGGAGAATATATGCATGTGCCTGTGCCTGACTCTAAGTTTATTTTCAATCATG GTGTGGTGGGAACTGAATTGAGCAGTTCAGTTCTATCACGGGATGAAAATTCTGATCAGAAGCAAGTGAAGGTTGGTTTTGCTGAAAGTGCTTCGGTTTCAGGTTGCACTATCAAACATACCCAAGAAAAGCAACTTCAAGAAAGTTCAGAGACAAAGCAAGGAACTGAAAAAGTGCAGGCCCAACACCATCAGTGCAAAAACAAGCACAAGAAAGAGATCAATTTGCCTCGCCGTTGTTCAAAGCGTCTTGCTGGAATTAAGCTTGATCCTGTTCCAGAACTTAAAACAAGAAATCGAACACGTCGAGTAGCAGTTAAAAAATCAGCTGAGGTTGATAAATCTTCCGACAGCTTGCATGATGGTCTAGCTAAACAGAAACTAAGTGGCAACTATAAAGAAGGCTTCACTTTTTCACATGTCCAGAACAATGCTCCGGTTGAAGAGTGTATGAGAGTCACTGAAACTGGAGATAATGTTGTTGCAAAGTTAGATTACAACCTTGACTTCCCCCTCAGAGAATTACTAACAGACCCATGTATTGCATTTGCAATTCAAACTCTCACTGGCCTAACATTTGAGACCTCCAAAAACTCGCAAACTTCTTCTGAGTTAAAAGACATCCAGCATTCTGAAACCTCTGCTACTGCAGGTTGTGAAGGGAAAGGTAAGAAAAGCAATGATGGGTTAAGTGACAATGTGTTCTCATCTCCAGGAAGCCTTGCTACTTCTCAAGAACATGCCAGTGATGCTGCCAAATCCGATATGAAAACCAAGAATGAGAATGCATCACCATCTTCTGAAAAAACACTTGACATGTCATGGATGGATCCATGCATTGAATTTGCTATAAAAACTCTCACCGACTCCATCCCGTTAGACTCTGATCAAAACCCCAAGAACTGCCTTCAACAGCAGCTCAGTTCATCCAGTAACCAACACAGTGAGATGACCATGTCAAATGTCAGTTTAAATAACACTTACCAAACTGACTACTATTGCAGCCAATACTTTGGCTCACAAAAGCCAATGTTTAAACAGTCTTTTGTGGATCCATCATTGAAGCACACCAGAAATATTGGTATTGGAAATTCTGCTGGAGCCAGACTATCCCATTGTGGTGAAGATACTAGAAGGAATGTTTGTTAG
- the LOC137837650 gene encoding uncharacterized protein isoform X4: MYYFLPSSGLKFNSKVEVYRYLDNANNKVSIQKISPNVVVEKAIAEGLPPGWVKKTRIATKGDTVRRDTYYIDPVSGYAFHSIEDVDHYLESGEVGRNTLKPKDEDISDTKLKDDKSPSACVTMKPTSSISMGQSSDLDMVANYQQIPRSASSGEYMHVPVPDSKFIFNHGVVGTELSSSVLSRDENSDQKQVKVGFAESASVSGCTIKHTQEKQLQESSETKQGTEKVQAQHHQCKNKHKKEINLPRRCSKRLAGIKLDPVPELKTRNRTRRVAVKKSAEVDKSSDSLHDGLAKQKLSGNYKEGFTFSHVQNNAPVEECMRVTETGDNVVAKLDYNLDFPLRELLTDPCIAFAIQTLTGLTFETSKNSQTSSELKDIQHSETSATAGCEGKGKKSNDGLSDNVFSSPGSLATSQEHASDAAKSDMKTKNENASPSSEKTLDMSWMDPCIEFAIKTLTDSIPLDSDQNPKNCLQQQLSSSSNQHSEMTMSNVSLNNTYQTDYYCSQYFGSQKPMFKQSFVDPSLKHTRNIGIGNSAGARLSHCGEDTRRNVC; this comes from the exons ATG TATTACTTTCTCCCCTCTAGTGGACTAAAATTCAATTCCAAGGTGGAGGTATATCGCTATCTTGACAATGCTAATAACAAAGTCAGCATCCAGAAAATCTCTCCTAAT GTTGTAGTTGAGAAAGCTATTGCAGAAGGGTTACCACCAGGATGGGTGAAAAAGACTAGAATTGCAACTAAAGGAGATACAGTTAGAAGAGACACG TACTACATCGACCCTGTAAGTGGGTATGCATTCCACTCAATTGAAGATGTTGATCACTATCTTGAATCTGGAGAGGTAGGAAGGAACACACTCAAGCCAAAAGATGAAGACATCAGTGATACGAAGTTAAAAGATGACAAATCTCCT TCAGCATGTGTAACCATGAAACCAACATCATCAATTAGCATGGGTCAGAGCTCAGATTTGGATATGGTAGCAAATTACCAACAGATTCCGAGATCTGCGAGTTCTGGAGAATATATGCATGTGCCTGTGCCTGACTCTAAGTTTATTTTCAATCATG GTGTGGTGGGAACTGAATTGAGCAGTTCAGTTCTATCACGGGATGAAAATTCTGATCAGAAGCAAGTGAAGGTTGGTTTTGCTGAAAGTGCTTCGGTTTCAGGTTGCACTATCAAACATACCCAAGAAAAGCAACTTCAAGAAAGTTCAGAGACAAAGCAAGGAACTGAAAAAGTGCAGGCCCAACACCATCAGTGCAAAAACAAGCACAAGAAAGAGATCAATTTGCCTCGCCGTTGTTCAAAGCGTCTTGCTGGAATTAAGCTTGATCCTGTTCCAGAACTTAAAACAAGAAATCGAACACGTCGAGTAGCAGTTAAAAAATCAGCTGAGGTTGATAAATCTTCCGACAGCTTGCATGATGGTCTAGCTAAACAGAAACTAAGTGGCAACTATAAAGAAGGCTTCACTTTTTCACATGTCCAGAACAATGCTCCGGTTGAAGAGTGTATGAGAGTCACTGAAACTGGAGATAATGTTGTTGCAAAGTTAGATTACAACCTTGACTTCCCCCTCAGAGAATTACTAACAGACCCATGTATTGCATTTGCAATTCAAACTCTCACTGGCCTAACATTTGAGACCTCCAAAAACTCGCAAACTTCTTCTGAGTTAAAAGACATCCAGCATTCTGAAACCTCTGCTACTGCAGGTTGTGAAGGGAAAGGTAAGAAAAGCAATGATGGGTTAAGTGACAATGTGTTCTCATCTCCAGGAAGCCTTGCTACTTCTCAAGAACATGCCAGTGATGCTGCCAAATCCGATATGAAAACCAAGAATGAGAATGCATCACCATCTTCTGAAAAAACACTTGACATGTCATGGATGGATCCATGCATTGAATTTGCTATAAAAACTCTCACCGACTCCATCCCGTTAGACTCTGATCAAAACCCCAAGAACTGCCTTCAACAGCAGCTCAGTTCATCCAGTAACCAACACAGTGAGATGACCATGTCAAATGTCAGTTTAAATAACACTTACCAAACTGACTACTATTGCAGCCAATACTTTGGCTCACAAAAGCCAATGTTTAAACAGTCTTTTGTGGATCCATCATTGAAGCACACCAGAAATATTGGTATTGGAAATTCTGCTGGAGCCAGACTATCCCATTGTGGTGAAGATACTAGAAGGAATGTTTGTTAG